From the Thermoplasmata archaeon genome, one window contains:
- a CDS encoding isoaspartyl peptidase/L-asparaginase encodes MQPILLTHCGAGSDRSVQDAAETAGRVGLAILHRGGRALDAVVEAVAILEDDPRLNAGTGSRLRTDGRIQMDAAVMGWNLEAGAVAAIERVKNPIRVARDVLLTPHILLVGPDAVAFARARGHADYDPTTPASRAKLEESLRMIQEGRVPRYYRKFNGLDLHETVGAVARDRRGHCAAAVSTGGTSFMLPGRVGDSPILGSGLYAGPYGAVCATGIGEEIMKRVLSKYVYDQMAAGRSPQTAADRGVALFPRGISVGLIAVGKRGWGEACDRDMAYYASAKGRTL; translated from the coding sequence GTGCAACCCATTCTCCTCACGCACTGCGGTGCGGGCTCGGACCGGTCCGTGCAAGACGCCGCCGAGACCGCCGGCCGGGTGGGCTTGGCCATCCTGCACCGCGGCGGTCGAGCCCTCGATGCGGTCGTCGAGGCGGTGGCCATCCTCGAGGACGATCCGCGGCTCAACGCGGGCACGGGGTCGCGGTTGCGGACGGACGGCCGGATTCAAATGGACGCCGCCGTGATGGGCTGGAACCTGGAGGCAGGGGCCGTCGCCGCGATCGAGCGCGTGAAGAACCCGATTCGCGTGGCGCGGGATGTGCTCCTCACGCCGCACATCCTGTTGGTGGGCCCGGATGCGGTCGCGTTCGCGCGAGCCCGCGGCCATGCGGACTACGATCCCACGACGCCCGCATCGCGAGCCAAGCTGGAGGAATCCCTCCGCATGATCCAAGAAGGCCGCGTGCCCCGGTACTACCGCAAGTTCAACGGTCTCGATCTCCACGAGACCGTCGGGGCCGTGGCCCGCGACCGCCGTGGCCATTGCGCCGCCGCGGTCTCCACGGGCGGGACCTCGTTTATGCTGCCGGGCCGCGTGGGCGACTCACCGATCCTCGGCTCCGGGTTGTACGCGGGACCGTACGGGGCGGTGTGCGCGACGGGCATCGGGGAGGAGATCATGAAGCGCGTCCTGTCGAAGTACGTGTACGATCAGATGGCCGCCGGGCGTTCGCCGCAGACCGCCGCGGATCGAGGCGTCGCGCTGTTCCCTCGCGGGATTTCCGTGGGCCTGATCGCCGTGGGAAAGCGGGGCTGGGGCGAAGCGTGCGACCGGGACATGGCGTACTACGCGAGCGCCAAAGGGCGAACTCTTTAA
- a CDS encoding low molecular weight phosphatase family protein, with amino-acid sequence MKIVLFVCVENTFRSVLSEAIFNAHAPSGWKAESAGARPAKAINPVVVDLLREIGVPLGPKTPRLATPDVVARANRVVTFGCLDQCPPGTRGKSDDWPVSGATGKSMGELRGIRDELSRRIDPLIESLGKA; translated from the coding sequence GTGAAGATCGTCCTGTTCGTGTGCGTGGAGAACACCTTCCGGAGCGTGCTGTCCGAGGCGATCTTCAACGCCCATGCACCGTCCGGATGGAAGGCCGAAAGCGCCGGCGCCCGGCCCGCGAAGGCAATCAACCCGGTCGTCGTCGACCTGCTCCGGGAGATCGGCGTGCCATTGGGTCCGAAGACGCCGCGGCTCGCCACCCCGGACGTCGTGGCCCGGGCGAACCGCGTGGTCACATTCGGCTGCCTGGACCAGTGCCCGCCCGGAACGCGGGGGAAGTCGGACGACTGGCCCGTTTCCGGGGCCACGGGGAAGTCGATGGGCGAGCTGCGCGGGATCCGAGACGAACTCTCGCGCCGGATTGATCCATTGATCGAGTCCCTCGGCAAGGCGTGA